One window from the genome of Dermacentor variabilis isolate Ectoservices unplaced genomic scaffold, ASM5094787v1 scaffold_13, whole genome shotgun sequence encodes:
- the LOC142566584 gene encoding uncharacterized protein LOC142566584: MESKTPGKTLKHRTAATPRGDDSTMAHQQLPDFDDERDNWKAYVIKTEAYFEAMSMTESAKKRALLVAALSTRTVQILAGRVAQKKPNSLEYEDVVKVLDEFFDPKHHEITKSFRFFNRCQLGGESVQEFITEIRRIADNCNFGTMLDRMLQDRIVCGIRSSALQKQLLTKKELSVEDAETMALSAEAADKDANKMAADT; the protein is encoded by the coding sequence ATGGAAAGCAAAACCCCTGGCAAAACCTTGAAGCACAGGACGGCAGCTACGCCACGGGGCGACGACTCGACGATGGCACACCAGCAACTGCCCGACTTCGACGACGAAAGAGACAACTGGAAGGCCTATGTTATCAAGACAGAGGCATACTTTGAGGCAATGAGTATGACGGAGTCGGCAAAGAAACGGGCGCTTTTGGTGGCAGCTTTAAGCACGCGCACCGTTCAAATATTAGCAGGACGAGTAGCACAGAAGAAGCCGAATTCCTTGGAGTACGAAGACGTCGTGAAAGTCTTGGACGAGTTTTTTGATCCCAAGCACCATGAAATTACCAAAAGCTTCCGCTTCTTCAACCGCTGCCAGCTTGGTGGCGAGTCTGTTCAAGAATTCATTACTGAAATTCGTCGAATTGCCGACAACTGCAATTTTGGTACCATGCTCGACCGAATGCTACAGGATAGAATTGTGTGCGGCATAAGATCGAGTGCACTGCAGAAACAACTCCTGACAAAGAAAGAGCTGTCCGTAGAGGACGCTGAAACGATGGCACTGTCGGCTGAAGCTGCAGATAAGGATGCCAATAAAATGGCTGCAGACACGTAG